AGGGCTGCTGCATCCTGGTAATCACCCAATTATTTCAATCAGATGTGCGGCAGCAAGGAGActcctaaaacatgcaggacaggggGTCTTGAAGAGCAGGGTTGGGAACCACTGGTCTAACCTATTGTtcaatttctgtttctttttagaatgtgaaaatgaaagactaaaggaCTGCAATGCTGTAAACGTTTCATGCATATTTGAGAGCAGTTTGCATTGCTTCACGggtattgttcaatgtttttaaataaagtaagaTTGAAATTTTAGAACtgtattgtgaccttataaaAATACTGGTattggcaggtcaggctttttaaagattggtgatcggccagaaaacggcaatcggtgcacccctaccATAAACTGGTATATTAGAGTTTCTTTCACGAAGAGTTTTGTCATGAAGAGAAGCCTAAATCTAAGTTTGTCTTGAAATCAGGAATGTTAGTAGTTTGCTGAAACCCCAAAAATAGGTGTTATGAAGCCTGATATGTATTGTGTTTGAAGATCATCAAACTGGGCATCCTGTTGTCTTGTCTGAGTTAAACAACTACGTCTATGCATAACATTATATTTAACTTTCTTATAATCTTCAAAATATTATGTAAGATAGTTGCTAAGTGCGCTAACCTCATCAAGTTGTAATGATCACATAGGGCTAAAATCTAATACATAATAGTCTTAAAAAGGTCTTAAAAATGTTTACCCATTGAAACTTACAGAAACCCTGATAAATGAAATCGAAAAAGCTGTTTACTGCAGAGTCAATCCGCATCTGATTTCTCAAaatcgcttttttttttttttttactgtctcaCAGGCTTGTATGCTTTGGGCAAGGAAACTCTGCTGGTGGAGCTGGCCATGGAGTTTAAAACATGGGTTGAAGTGAGTTTTGAGAGAATGGAGACCCTCAAAGTTCTGGAGCTTCCTGACGTCTTCACCACTGAGCAAGGAGCTGGCCGTATCCGAGCTGTGGAGCAGTCTAGGATCTGCTCTGCGGCGTTGCATGAGTGGAACAAAGAACATCCCACATTGGCTATCTTACCCACCAGCAGACCACTCATCTCCTTCCACCCCAATGTCTATGTGGTGCCCTATTCAGACCACTCTTCCTACCAGGAGctagaggattttgtctctgctctCAAACCTTCCTCTCTTGTGCCCATTGTTGGAAGTTGTCTACCTGGAGGTCTTTCTGCCTTACTGCCGCACAAGAAACGCCATGAAATCATCGTACCTGAGTCAGTCCAACAGTACATGTTAAGACAGCCTGAACGACAGCTCAGCTCCTCGGCATACGCTGGTCTTTGTCGCAGAAACATCCGGCCTTTTGCTCCCAAAGGAGTAATATTTGATACTCCTGTGAAAGAATGCAGGAAGTTGTATGAAGAAGCCTGTGAGGCAGAGAGCATTGAGCAAGATGGATCTGTGGAAGATATGGACACAGAAAGCAGCGAAAGGGATTCTGACTGTATTCTTGTTGACCCGAGCATAAAACTCAGCCCTAACAAAGACAGAGAAGGGGACAACGCTCAAATTGTTTCTGAGGAACTGCTGATGATGGAATCAGTGCAACTCGGTCAAGTCAACGAACAGAACTTTGGTCCAGTGGGGAttctgggaaactccaagaccTGCTTAAAGCCTACCAGGACAAGGCAACAGTTTACAATTAAGGCCAGAATAAGTACACATGGACACGAAGGGCGTGGAGATGTTAAGATCAGCCAAACACTGTCAGATCAGGATGCCATGAGTGAGCATAGTTGGGAGGATCGCAACAACACTTCGGCTTTATTTCAAAACAGCCCTGATAGGGCCTCCCTTGCTTCATATAGCAGCTCTGCTGAGTTATCGCGGGTGAATGTAGAGAAGCATGAAAGCAATCTTTTAAAGTGTCTCCCCTTCTCAAAGGAGGACTTCATGCCTAGGGGCTTCCTTCCATATGGCTTTGTGCGTAAGTTTGCCCTCTCACCTGTAAAGGATTCAGAAGTAGACGACATTTGATTCTATGTTGAtgcttttagattatttcagtGGCCTTTTCAGTTGTTCTCTTCATATATACACTGTAAAGCACTACTAACACTTTggtttcttatgttcccttgTCATCATGGGTGGTTTTTTGATTTGGGCCATATAGAGAGAAGGGGTGCATGAGCaccagataataaaataaatatattttctgtcaGTTGTGCCATGAACAAgctttctatttcttttatcCATGTACAGTCAGTGGTGAATTCCCCCACCCTGTATGTTGTTGAGTAGGCATcctctccatgctgctgagagtAAGTAGACTGGCTTACGAGGTTTCTCCAGGTCCGCACTAGATTTTATCGTGCCCCTGAATCTCAGATAATTTCCTGCGTTTTGATTAGTTGGGTGTCAGCAGACGGAGGGGCTCGCCCCCCTGGCTCAAACACATTTATCATTCACTTTTTGCTCTTGCCTTGGAAGAAGTTgctgaaatactttttttttaagtgtgatTTAAAGCTGCTGTGTGTTTTGAATAGAAAAAAGAAGCTACCTCTGAAAATGTTTATGAACCATGAACACCTTTGTTGCTCTTAACAATAATCTACAGTAAGTATCTCAGCTGGCAAGTTGTGATGATATTGGCCTTGATAACTAAAGTGAGTTAATTCTAAGACAACACTTTATATTTAATTTCACCCTATAAAGGTAAGCttatgtaaagaaaaaataatgtttttgccATATGTTAGTTCAACCTTGTATTGTAAACTTACTGTCTCAGTGTAAGCATTTTGAGTTTAGTGTGGATGTTTCACAATTTGTGTCTGGAGGACCTTTATATAAACATGATTAGTAGAATAAGAAAAGAAgtgatatttttttgtttttgttctgattattttttattagggGAGGTTCCTGCACTTTTAATTAATGCTGAGGAAACAATGATTGTTTCCTGTAATTAGCATTTCTCTAAGCGGTTTTGAAAGTGCTAACAGTGCCAGAAGGAGCTTATAACAGATTTTTTCAGTCAGATGCATGTGAGTTgatcattattttgttgtttctgaGAAGTCTTCCTGCTTTTGAAATGTCTATATCTAGACTAGATAAGTTTGTAAAGATTATTTCCACAAGGTGGtataattattttcaaataatcAAGGATGATTGATGGTGAGTAACTGTGGCtacgtgtttttatttttttattttttggtgaaACTTGCACAAATGTAAGTACACAAAATATGTAGTAAATACTGAGTTTTTTTCAACCTgcatcttgttttttatttggtttttatttgcgATACAATTGCATTCTTCATGTCACTAAAATATTGACCTGATGACCTCATTTTTGCAGTTGTggtttttaatttactttttattctacAGTCTTCTACTGCTTTGCTTCAATATGTACCCTCGTTTAGGTTGTTTTGCAACCTGCTTTGAGAAATGATGATAAAAAGTAAGTTTATGCAATTGACCCCTAATGTGGCTCCCAATAACTAAAACCTACCAGACTTGATCAGTGATCATAATccacaacattttaaaagtcaACTGGTCCAAACAGGGAGCCACAATCAGTGAACACAAGATCTAATATGGAATCTGCTGAAAATTTGCAATTAAATTAGGTGTTAGATTTTATAATTGTTGAGAAAATTAGTAAAAATGGGTTTGTTTATGGCTACAGAATGGAAAGTAATGGTAATGCATGGGTAAGAAATGGACCAGAGCTTCTGTAACTGAGAGAGATGGGAAAGATTTGCGAGTAAAACAGGCAGGATTAAAGCCTGTTGAAACAACCTAATGTGATATAAAACGGATCATTATGTATTTGGGTTTTAAAGTCACAGTCCGGTGCGATTTCCAGATGCTTTagtcaagaaaaaaaagatcatgATTTTTCTATGTTATTTCTGTCAGCTGCATACCAAATCttaaattaatttgattttattgtgttctaaaatttaaaaaaaggaaagtttagaactgactggagatttgtttggatttgttttttgtgaatAAAGTAGTAAGCAGGTATAGCCAATTCCTGGATAGATTATACAACAACATAACCACTTGAAAACGGTAAATGTTATTTAGAAAGTTTTGAATAAGACTGTGCCCATATTTGAgaattaaacatatttaaatcactCCGGAGTTGTAATATTTAGACAACCTAGTGTCCCAGCTGTACTTGAATGCAGCATGGGCATTCAGGTACAGCTGAGATTGTCTTGCATTTAATTAGATGTATGGATTTTGATTGGATGCTACAAGTAGCCAGTAGGTCATATGTTGATTTTTCTTCATTACCTGTGAAAATTGGGTACGCTGACATAAACTTCTGGTTTGGCCCactattttcttttctcctctgtAGCTGCATGAGAAATATTATTGCTCCCAAATAGCAAAGTTTAGTTATAGCCGGGGGTCCACTTGGTTTTGTTGTCATTTCTTAGAGTTGCAGTACAGAACGCTGCATTGCACACTTACTGTAGTGGTAGTTGTTCTTCCAaaagcacatttgtgaggttatagactgatgttggacaagaacGCCTGGCTCTCAGTCTCTaatctaattcatcccaaagatgttctattgggttgaggtcaggactctacgCAGGCCAGTCGAGCTCATCCACACCAAACTCTCTCATCCAggtctttatggaccttgctttgtgctcTGTTGCACAGTCATATTGGAAGAGGAAGGGGCAATCTCCAAATCGTTCCCACAAAGTTGGGTGCATGTCATTGTCCAAAATCTCTTTCTATGCTGAAGCATTCAGAGTCCCTTTCTCTGGAACTATGGGACCAAGCCCAGCTCCcaaaaaaacaaccccacagcataattcctcctccaccaaactttacacttggcACCATACAGTTGGACTAGTACCATTCTCCTGGCAACCACCAAACCCAGACTCACCCATCAGATTGTCAGATGGAGAAGCACTATTCGTCACTCCAGAGAACACGCCTCCACTGCTCTACAGTCTGGTGGCGGTGTGCTTTACGCCACTACATCCGACCCTTTGCATTGCACTTTGTGGTGTATGGCTTGAATGCGGCTGATCGGTAATGGGAAcccatttaatttaataatgcaCTGTTCCTGAGCTAATTTCaaggccacatgaagtttggaggtctgcAGCGATTGACTCTGTAGAAATTTGGCTATCTCTGCGCACATCAGCTTTAATGACCTACTACTTGGTGGGTGAGTTGATGTCGTTCACTTCCACTTTATAATACCACTGACATTTGATGGGGGAATATTTAGGAGCGAGTAAATTTCACTATTGGACCTCTTGCACAGGTGGCATGTTATCACAGTCCCATGCTGGAATTTACCGAGCcctgtggccatggaagtgattggaacacctgattTCAAATATTTGAATGCGTGAGCGAATACGTTTGGGAATATAATGTGTATAAATACATTCATATACACACGCAATCAAATCTATACATTTTCTATACAAGATACAATCTCTTGAATATGAAGTGCGCATTAAATCATAAAGAAATCTTCACAATATCAGTGAATGCAATGTTTATTGTTCAAAGGACTGTATGGAATGCAAAATTAGCTGCTATAAGTGGGCCATTGCCAAATATCCAGTTGACGTTTTCTTGTTAAATATTGCACTAATATCAGTTGCACATAACCCACATTTTGCCTAGTCTTTTCGTTCTGTTGCATCATAGCATCCTAGCTATTCTATGTAAACTTCAAGATCTAGGTGACTATACTCTGTCACTTTATAGGTCCAACCAACTGGTCAGTTATGATATCATCATCCACAGCTTGCATACGTTGCACTTCAGATATAATAGTCTACCGAATATCACATTCAAGGAGTGCTGGTTCAACATTTTGTGCAGCTCTAGCTATTAGTGTCACAAATTCCAGCTTTACATGCCAGAATATATTCAGCATGCTGGATGGAGCCTTAACTGCAGCAGATGCCCACAACTGACAAAGATGATtgtaccaaaaatattgaaggGCCCAGAGAGAGTTGAGAGCACCA
This DNA window, taken from Girardinichthys multiradiatus isolate DD_20200921_A chromosome 1, DD_fGirMul_XY1, whole genome shotgun sequence, encodes the following:
- the dclre1b gene encoding 5' exonuclease Apollo, with the translated sequence MSANGKVIPHTPLAVDFWHVRKCPGSRLFFLTHMHSDHTAGLTSTWSDRPIYCSPITAALLRLKLQVKERWIHPLELCEPYLLPLDDIGKEKLTVTLIDANHCPGAVMFLFEGYFGDILYTGDFRYTPSMLREPCLRTNTTIDVLFLDNTNCDPNRTLPSRQKATQQIKEIIRSHPDHNVVIGLYALGKETLLVELAMEFKTWVEVSFERMETLKVLELPDVFTTEQGAGRIRAVEQSRICSAALHEWNKEHPTLAILPTSRPLISFHPNVYVVPYSDHSSYQELEDFVSALKPSSLVPIVGSCLPGGLSALLPHKKRHEIIVPESVQQYMLRQPERQLSSSAYAGLCRRNIRPFAPKGVIFDTPVKECRKLYEEACEAESIEQDGSVEDMDTESSERDSDCILVDPSIKLSPNKDREGDNAQIVSEELLMMESVQLGQVNEQNFGPVGILGNSKTCLKPTRTRQQFTIKARISTHGHEGRGDVKISQTLSDQDAMSEHSWEDRNNTSALFQNSPDRASLASYSSSAELSRVNVEKHESNLLKCLPFSKEDFMPRGFLPYGFVRKFALSPVKDSEVDDI